A region of Rhizobium grahamii DNA encodes the following proteins:
- a CDS encoding Hsp20/alpha crystallin family protein — protein sequence MPDTFPVKTEPKPPAPAQGGFWSPFESLRTEIDRLFDDFGPSSWRPLTRSFSGRAANEWVVSPAVDVVEKDDAFEITAEVPGLDEKNIEVKLANGVLTIRGEKSEEKEEKDKSYHVSERHYGSFQRSFQLPEYVDADKVKAAFAKGVLKVTLPKTPNAKRNDRKIEITAS from the coding sequence ATGCCAGATACATTCCCTGTCAAAACAGAACCCAAACCGCCAGCTCCGGCTCAAGGCGGTTTCTGGTCGCCCTTTGAATCACTGCGAACGGAGATCGACCGCCTGTTCGACGACTTCGGTCCGTCTTCATGGCGCCCGCTGACCCGCTCATTCTCAGGGCGGGCTGCAAACGAATGGGTCGTGTCGCCGGCTGTCGATGTGGTCGAGAAGGACGATGCCTTCGAAATCACCGCGGAGGTCCCAGGACTTGACGAGAAGAACATCGAAGTCAAGCTGGCCAACGGCGTCCTGACGATCCGCGGAGAAAAGTCCGAAGAGAAGGAAGAAAAGGACAAGTCCTATCATGTTTCGGAGCGGCACTACGGCTCATTCCAGCGGTCCTTCCAGCTTCCGGAATATGTTGACGCCGACAAGGTGAAAGCAGCCTTCGCCAAGGGCGTTCTCAAGGTCACGCTTCCGAAAACCCCAAATGCAAAGCGCAATGATCGGAAGATCGAGATCACAGCCAGCTGA
- a CDS encoding DUF5335 family protein, with protein sequence MINETSRTTDALLSAAGYCAEERSGGDETMGVTVLSKADWPAYFSRLGKAVEGRTIKIEVLGEALGDQVLVRSASLIGATYEPKEDALEISVKGMTHVVDRPQKVSVQDDNGKILAIEVVDVGDRHQLMTFA encoded by the coding sequence ATGATCAACGAGACATCACGCACGACAGATGCACTGCTTTCAGCTGCCGGATACTGCGCTGAGGAGCGATCAGGAGGAGACGAGACGATGGGCGTCACTGTGCTTTCGAAGGCCGATTGGCCGGCATACTTCTCGCGGCTTGGAAAGGCCGTCGAGGGAAGAACAATCAAGATCGAGGTCCTCGGAGAAGCGCTCGGCGACCAAGTTCTGGTGCGCTCGGCTTCGCTTATCGGTGCCACATACGAACCGAAGGAGGATGCCCTCGAAATCTCCGTCAAGGGAATGACCCACGTTGTTGATCGGCCGCAAAAGGTCTCGGTGCAGGACGACAACGGCAAGATCCTCGCCATCGAGGTGGTCGACGTTGGAGACCGGCATCAACTCATGACATTCGCCTAG
- a CDS encoding cation-transporting P-type ATPase: MNVRAGTVSFEAGNAATRDAEDLATISEGSQDKACDLLRSSQAGISSSEAQLRRDQYGPNIVSREQRMPLLAEIWSRAKSPLNALLLVLAFVSYTLGDVRASIVIFAIVVLSVGMAFIQEHRSSQAAAQLRAMVKTTATVHRPGDGRSTLEEIAVEDLVPGDVVQLSAGDLMPADVRLLEATDLYVNQSALTGEAMPVEKQAAPCHDNIEGALDRSNLCFMGSNVVSGFARALVIRTGANTFFGALAEKVAAQQEETAFDRGIRRFTWLMIGVTVVLGPSSLSSTASPREIGWRPCFLRWRSLSD, translated from the coding sequence ATGAACGTGAGGGCGGGGACAGTGAGCTTCGAGGCGGGCAACGCCGCCACGCGTGATGCGGAAGACCTCGCGACCATAAGCGAGGGCTCGCAGGACAAGGCTTGCGACCTGCTTCGTTCGAGCCAGGCCGGCATATCTTCGTCCGAGGCTCAGCTCCGGCGCGATCAATACGGGCCGAATATTGTCAGCCGGGAGCAGCGTATGCCGCTGCTTGCCGAGATCTGGTCTCGCGCCAAGAGCCCTCTGAATGCGCTGCTGTTGGTTCTCGCATTCGTGTCCTATACGCTCGGAGACGTCAGAGCCTCGATCGTCATATTCGCAATCGTGGTCCTTTCTGTCGGCATGGCCTTCATCCAGGAGCATCGTTCCAGTCAGGCGGCGGCGCAGTTGCGCGCGATGGTGAAGACCACTGCGACCGTTCATCGACCCGGGGATGGGCGTTCCACGTTAGAAGAAATTGCGGTCGAAGACCTCGTGCCTGGAGATGTGGTGCAGCTTTCGGCGGGTGATCTCATGCCGGCCGATGTCCGCCTGCTCGAGGCCACGGATCTCTACGTCAACCAGTCCGCGCTGACCGGCGAGGCAATGCCGGTCGAAAAGCAGGCGGCTCCTTGTCATGACAATATCGAGGGGGCTCTGGACCGGAGCAATCTCTGTTTTATGGGGTCGAACGTTGTAAGCGGCTTCGCCCGGGCCCTGGTGATCCGGACAGGAGCCAACACCTTCTTTGGCGCACTGGCCGAAAAGGTCGCGGCACAGCAGGAGGAGACGGCATTCGATCGCGGCATCCGGCGGTTCACCTGGCTGATGATCGGCGTGACCGTTGTCCTCGGCCCCTCGTCTTTGTCATCAACGGCATCACCAAGGGAAATTGGCTGGAGGCCTTGCTTTTTGCGGTGGCGGTCGCTGTCGGATTGA
- the mgtA gene encoding magnesium-translocating P-type ATPase has product MLFAVAVAVGLTPEMLPMAVTVNLAKGALAMAKSKVIVKRLNAIQNLGAMDVLCTDKTGTLTQDKIILKQHVDIHGEDSPRVLHYAYLNSYFQSGLKNLLDVAVLEHGDVHEALRVDEHFKKVGEIPFDFSRRRLSVIVSDGQEKHVLICKGAVEEIFDVSTRYEDAGVIGTLDPGHLETAKQETVLLNKSGFRVVAVAYREMNDTKPSYGVEDERDLVLLGYISFLDPPKESASKAIAALEASGVRVKILTGDNEVITRKICGDVGIDAQDIVLGPLLSKMTEGEVAAATARATVFAKLTPDQKERIVQLLRASGHVVGFLGDGINDGPALKSADVGISVDSAVDIARESADIILLEKNLLVLRDGVIEGRKVFANITKYIRMGASSNFGNMFSVVGASIFLPFLPMTAIQVLANNLLYDLSQTAIPTDTVDDEFVASPRRWEIAGVFRFMVLLGPVSSIFDYATFAMMLFVFNAWANPALFQTGWFVESLLTQTLIIHVIRTSRIPFIESSASTALMTASLLVAVVGVILPTTGLGAALGFVPLPLPYWPLLVVILLLYAVFAHLAKLWFVRRWGL; this is encoded by the coding sequence TTGCTTTTTGCGGTGGCGGTCGCTGTCGGATTGACGCCTGAAATGCTGCCGATGGCGGTGACGGTCAACCTCGCCAAAGGCGCCCTGGCGATGGCGAAGTCCAAGGTAATCGTAAAGCGGTTGAACGCAATCCAGAACCTCGGCGCAATGGATGTTCTGTGTACCGACAAGACCGGTACGCTGACGCAGGACAAGATCATCCTCAAGCAGCATGTCGACATTCATGGCGAGGACTCGCCGCGCGTGCTGCACTACGCATACCTCAACAGCTATTTCCAATCCGGACTGAAGAATCTTCTGGATGTCGCCGTCCTGGAGCATGGTGACGTCCATGAAGCGCTCCGCGTTGACGAGCATTTCAAGAAGGTGGGAGAGATCCCGTTCGACTTCTCGCGCCGCCGGTTGTCCGTGATCGTCTCCGATGGACAAGAAAAGCATGTTCTCATCTGCAAGGGGGCCGTTGAGGAGATATTCGACGTCTCTACACGATACGAAGACGCCGGCGTCATCGGCACCCTCGATCCCGGGCACCTGGAGACGGCAAAGCAAGAGACCGTACTGCTGAACAAGAGCGGGTTTCGGGTAGTCGCGGTTGCATACAGGGAGATGAATGACACGAAGCCGAGCTACGGTGTCGAAGACGAAAGAGACCTTGTTCTTCTCGGCTACATCTCGTTCCTCGACCCGCCAAAAGAGAGCGCATCGAAGGCGATCGCCGCGCTCGAAGCCAGTGGCGTACGCGTAAAGATCCTGACGGGCGATAACGAGGTCATCACCCGCAAGATCTGCGGTGACGTCGGCATCGATGCGCAGGATATTGTTCTCGGCCCACTGCTCAGCAAGATGACGGAAGGCGAAGTCGCGGCCGCGACGGCAAGGGCAACCGTGTTTGCCAAGCTCACGCCCGACCAGAAGGAGCGTATCGTTCAGCTCCTGCGGGCAAGCGGACACGTCGTCGGGTTTCTGGGCGACGGCATCAACGACGGCCCGGCGCTGAAGAGCGCCGACGTTGGCATATCGGTCGATAGTGCCGTCGACATCGCCCGGGAGTCGGCCGACATCATCCTCCTGGAAAAAAACCTGCTCGTGCTTCGCGATGGCGTGATCGAGGGCCGCAAGGTATTCGCCAACATCACCAAATACATCAGGATGGGCGCAAGCTCGAACTTCGGAAACATGTTCAGCGTCGTGGGCGCGAGCATTTTCCTTCCATTCCTGCCCATGACCGCAATCCAGGTGCTCGCCAACAATCTGCTCTACGACCTCTCGCAGACAGCCATTCCGACAGACACGGTCGACGATGAATTTGTCGCTTCGCCAAGGCGGTGGGAAATAGCCGGCGTCTTCAGGTTCATGGTCCTGCTCGGCCCCGTAAGCTCTATCTTCGACTACGCCACGTTCGCCATGATGCTGTTCGTCTTCAATGCCTGGGCAAACCCGGCGTTATTCCAGACAGGATGGTTTGTGGAATCGCTGCTGACGCAGACGCTGATCATCCACGTCATCAGGACGTCGCGCATACCCTTCATCGAGAGCTCCGCCAGCACGGCATTGATGACCGCCAGTCTCCTTGTTGCGGTCGTGGGTGTCATCCTGCCAACGACCGGCCTCGGCGCAGCGCTTGGGTTCGTTCCGCTGCCACTTCCGTACTGGCCACTGCTCGTGGTCATCCTGCTTCTCTACGCAGTATTCGCGCATCTTGCGAAACTTTGGTTTGTCCGGAGATGGGGCTTATAG
- a CDS encoding ABC transporter ATP-binding protein gives MPRKLSGFISRMGRGHQALLVLLSVLLFAVGILPLEVQRRIVNDATQGASLNAILALVAAYLALVLSEGGIKLVLNVYRGWIGEVAIRWLRMVVIDAGERHAEGLTTVAEGIEMSIVLAEAEPVGGFVGTSITEPVLQAGVLLAVGSYMIYLQPLLALAVIAVFVPQAILVPVLQGLINQRVKTKITVMRHLSEEMVDHSSPKSPKHQAARVQRLFSTNMSIYKLKYSLNFLMNLMFQLGYAGIFALGGYYVITGKIEIGTVVAFIAGLNKVSDPWGALVDWYRDLRVTQVKYELIRDASALDQRPSSGGAN, from the coding sequence ATGCCGCGAAAGCTCTCCGGCTTCATTTCAAGGATGGGGCGGGGTCACCAGGCGCTGCTGGTATTGCTGTCAGTTCTCCTGTTTGCGGTGGGCATCCTTCCGCTCGAGGTCCAGCGGCGGATCGTGAATGACGCGACGCAGGGAGCAAGTCTGAACGCAATCCTGGCTCTCGTCGCAGCCTACCTGGCGCTCGTCTTGAGCGAAGGCGGGATCAAGCTCGTTCTCAACGTATATCGTGGCTGGATTGGTGAAGTTGCCATCCGCTGGTTACGCATGGTGGTCATCGATGCCGGCGAGCGCCATGCCGAGGGGCTCACGACGGTGGCCGAGGGCATCGAGATGTCGATCGTGCTCGCAGAGGCCGAGCCGGTTGGCGGTTTCGTTGGCACCAGCATAACCGAACCGGTGCTGCAGGCTGGCGTGCTCCTCGCCGTAGGCAGCTACATGATCTATCTGCAGCCGTTGCTTGCCCTGGCCGTCATCGCGGTATTCGTTCCCCAGGCCATCCTCGTCCCGGTTCTTCAGGGGCTGATAAATCAGCGCGTGAAAACGAAGATCACCGTCATGCGGCACCTAAGTGAGGAAATGGTCGACCATTCCTCGCCAAAATCACCGAAGCATCAGGCCGCCCGCGTGCAACGCCTCTTCTCGACGAATATGAGCATCTACAAGCTGAAATACTCGCTCAACTTCCTGATGAACCTGATGTTTCAGCTCGGATACGCCGGGATCTTCGCGCTCGGTGGCTACTACGTCATCACGGGCAAGATCGAGATCGGGACGGTTGTCGCTTTCATCGCCGGCCTCAACAAGGTGTCTGACCCTTGGGGCGCGCTCGTCGACTGGTATCGCGACCTGCGCGTCACTCAGGTGAAATACGAACTGATCCGCGACGCGAGCGCCCTCGATCAGCGCCCGTCGAGTGGTGGAGCGAACTAG
- a CDS encoding lysylphosphatidylglycerol synthase transmembrane domain-containing protein, protein MANEHWAEPDDLLLKRDRSTGRAIMGWLTGALIFAGVMALLLHFADLAEFLAVLRAANPLWILAALSCQMATYACAAAVWQVVTRRAGYPLELRDLLKLAVMELFANQAIPTGGLSGSLLVARGLVRRQIPSAIALTALLIAALSYYAAYFLMAALAFALLWSTGDLSGTWPLLSIIFAAIIVVMTTCLVAVTVSKGRWIPRTLLQRPVVTRLAKALEQVRTDMVSSPGMLGITIFLQLAIFVLDATTLWLAIYALGTSIAVSPAFLAFVLASVVATVSPIPLGLGSFEGGCVAVLHLFGVSIEVALAATLIFRGLSFWIPMLPGMWLTHREAQADL, encoded by the coding sequence GTGGCGAACGAACATTGGGCCGAACCTGACGACCTCCTGCTGAAGCGTGACCGATCGACCGGCCGAGCAATCATGGGCTGGCTGACCGGCGCGCTGATATTCGCCGGCGTGATGGCACTTCTCCTGCACTTCGCGGATCTGGCCGAGTTTCTGGCTGTATTGAGAGCCGCCAATCCGCTTTGGATACTTGCCGCCCTGTCATGCCAGATGGCGACCTACGCCTGCGCCGCGGCAGTTTGGCAGGTGGTAACCAGGCGGGCCGGTTATCCGCTCGAGCTTCGGGACCTGCTCAAACTCGCGGTGATGGAGCTTTTCGCAAACCAGGCGATACCGACGGGCGGCCTGAGCGGAAGCCTGCTGGTTGCGCGCGGTCTGGTGCGGCGACAAATTCCGTCCGCGATCGCATTAACCGCCCTGCTGATTGCCGCCCTCTCCTATTACGCCGCCTACTTTCTGATGGCAGCGCTCGCCTTCGCCCTGCTGTGGTCAACAGGCGACCTCAGCGGCACCTGGCCGCTGCTCTCCATCATCTTCGCCGCGATCATCGTCGTCATGACAACCTGCCTGGTCGCCGTCACTGTCAGCAAGGGGCGCTGGATCCCCCGCACGCTCCTGCAGCGGCCGGTAGTGACACGCCTCGCGAAAGCGCTTGAACAGGTTCGGACCGACATGGTGAGTTCTCCCGGTATGCTCGGCATCACGATTTTCCTGCAGCTGGCAATTTTCGTCCTGGACGCGACAACGCTTTGGCTTGCCATCTACGCCCTTGGCACCAGCATTGCGGTTTCACCTGCGTTTCTCGCCTTTGTCCTCGCGTCGGTCGTGGCAACGGTTTCCCCCATTCCGCTCGGTCTTGGCTCCTTCGAAGGCGGCTGCGTAGCAGTCCTTCACCTTTTTGGAGTCAGCATCGAGGTCGCCCTCGCCGCCACCCTGATCTTCCGAGGATTGTCGTTCTGGATCCCGATGCTTCCCGGAATGTGGCTGACCCATCGGGAGGCACAGGCGGATCTTTGA
- a CDS encoding CBS domain-containing protein, whose product MLVENAMTPSPMTVNASATVLEAADIMLANRISGLPVVDDKGVLVGMITEGDFLRRHELATDRKRSWLQGWLASPGKIADEYVRSHGRRVAEVMNEHVVVVAPTASLSDAVQLMERNDVKRLPVISDGKLVGIIARSDLLRALTRMQRPSAPSTADAQIQLAVEAELAKQIWSKNGFIRCIVRNGVAELAGTIFDERERLAAKVAAENVPGVTAISDHLTWIDPYYGVALPPPVGEEDRV is encoded by the coding sequence ATGCTCGTCGAAAACGCAATGACGCCATCCCCGATGACCGTCAATGCTTCCGCCACGGTCCTTGAGGCCGCCGACATCATGCTCGCCAACCGGATCAGCGGGCTGCCGGTGGTGGACGACAAGGGCGTCCTTGTCGGCATGATCACCGAAGGCGACTTCCTGCGTCGACATGAGCTCGCCACGGACCGCAAGCGCTCCTGGCTGCAAGGCTGGCTCGCCAGCCCCGGCAAGATCGCTGACGAATATGTCCGCTCTCACGGCCGCCGCGTAGCAGAGGTGATGAACGAGCACGTTGTCGTCGTTGCTCCGACTGCATCGCTGTCCGATGCTGTCCAGTTGATGGAACGAAACGACGTGAAGCGACTGCCGGTCATTTCGGACGGGAAGCTGGTCGGGATCATCGCGCGGTCGGATCTGCTGCGCGCGCTGACAAGGATGCAGAGACCGTCGGCTCCATCGACAGCCGATGCTCAGATACAACTCGCCGTCGAAGCCGAGCTCGCAAAGCAGATCTGGAGCAAGAATGGCTTCATCCGCTGCATAGTTAGAAACGGGGTCGCGGAATTGGCCGGCACCATCTTCGACGAACGGGAAAGACTGGCTGCGAAGGTCGCGGCGGAGAATGTGCCGGGTGTAACGGCGATTTCCGACCATCTGACATGGATCGACCCCTACTATGGAGTGGCGCTGCCACCGCCAGTCGGTGAGGAAGATCGCGTCTGA
- a CDS encoding MBL fold metallo-hydrolase: MPDPKLSFHGAAGSVTGSCFILEAADRRIMIDCGMFQGSKSEKELNYRPFPFDPTEIDAVLLTHAHIDHSGLLPKLAKEGFSGPIYATRPTMELCGVMLQDSGHIQESEVKQLNRRSRRRSRAPVEPIYTADDARMVMPQFISVPYLQWRDMGDGIRFRFWNAGHMLGSASIEIEVAGADDARRLLFSGDVGTRFKLLEGLPQAPSGIDYLICESTYGDREREDLTQDARRNRLKEIVAKAHSPSGALLIPSFAVERTQEVLTDLIALMDDGSLPRLPIMIDSPLASRATEVFKTQAGELANAAAFIRALNAPNVRFTESAEQSKALDLVRGFHIIIAASGMCEAGRIRHRLRNWLWRPECTVLLVGFQASGTLGRILQDGARVVRIQGDEIQVQATIVTFDAYSGHADASDLEEWVSARAPIGKGVFLVHGEPEARSALTSRLSKSLMVPVMEPRLDDSFSLTREGARLIEDAAHVRLAPEQLGRPDWHNDFQSFVLDLSDRLSQAADQKGRAVILRKVRRALDPGEEDIKAKENHNAMH; this comes from the coding sequence ATGCCGGACCCCAAATTATCCTTCCATGGCGCAGCCGGATCTGTCACCGGCTCCTGCTTCATTCTGGAGGCTGCAGATCGCCGGATCATGATCGATTGTGGCATGTTCCAGGGCTCGAAGAGCGAAAAAGAGCTTAACTACCGCCCCTTCCCCTTCGATCCGACGGAGATCGATGCCGTTCTCCTGACACACGCTCACATTGATCACTCGGGTCTCCTTCCGAAGCTGGCGAAGGAGGGGTTCAGCGGGCCGATCTACGCCACGCGGCCGACCATGGAACTATGCGGGGTCATGCTGCAGGATTCCGGACATATCCAGGAGTCCGAAGTCAAGCAGCTCAACCGCCGCAGCCGCAGGCGCTCACGCGCTCCCGTGGAGCCCATTTACACCGCCGACGACGCCCGCATGGTGATGCCCCAGTTCATCAGCGTGCCGTACCTGCAATGGCGGGACATGGGCGACGGGATCAGGTTCCGCTTCTGGAACGCCGGCCACATGCTCGGATCCGCCTCCATAGAGATCGAGGTGGCGGGCGCAGACGATGCGCGACGCCTGCTATTTTCCGGCGACGTCGGCACCCGCTTCAAACTGCTGGAGGGATTGCCCCAGGCTCCTTCAGGCATCGACTATCTCATCTGCGAAAGCACCTATGGAGACCGTGAGCGCGAGGACCTGACGCAGGATGCACGCCGCAACCGCCTGAAGGAAATCGTCGCGAAGGCGCACAGCCCAAGCGGCGCGCTTCTGATCCCGTCCTTTGCCGTCGAGCGGACCCAGGAGGTCTTGACGGATCTCATCGCGTTGATGGACGACGGCAGCCTTCCGCGTTTGCCGATCATGATCGACTCGCCACTGGCGTCGAGGGCAACCGAGGTGTTCAAGACCCAGGCCGGAGAGCTTGCCAACGCGGCCGCCTTCATACGTGCTCTCAACGCGCCGAACGTCAGGTTCACCGAGTCCGCCGAGCAGTCGAAGGCGCTCGATCTGGTCCGTGGTTTCCACATCATCATTGCGGCGAGCGGCATGTGCGAAGCGGGGCGTATCCGTCACCGTCTGCGAAACTGGCTCTGGCGACCGGAATGCACCGTCCTTCTGGTGGGCTTCCAGGCATCGGGAACTCTTGGACGCATCCTGCAGGATGGTGCCCGCGTGGTGCGGATCCAGGGCGACGAGATTCAGGTGCAGGCGACGATCGTAACCTTCGACGCCTATAGTGGTCACGCGGATGCCTCGGATCTGGAGGAATGGGTTTCGGCCCGGGCGCCGATCGGCAAGGGAGTATTTCTGGTCCATGGTGAGCCGGAAGCGCGTAGCGCCCTGACGAGCCGCCTGTCAAAATCCCTGATGGTCCCTGTGATGGAGCCCCGTCTCGATGACAGCTTCTCCCTGACCAGGGAGGGCGCGCGCCTGATCGAAGACGCAGCCCATGTCCGGCTTGCACCCGAGCAACTTGGTCGCCCGGATTGGCATAATGACTTCCAGAGCTTCGTCCTCGACCTCTCCGACCGTCTGAGCCAAGCCGCCGATCAGAAAGGCCGGGCTGTGATCCTTCGCAAGGTCAGGCGCGCGCTCGACCCTGGCGAAGAAGACATCAAGGCAAAGGAGAACCACAATGCTATGCACTGA
- a CDS encoding acetate/propionate family kinase codes for MTREVGVVFNAGSWSLKIGVFDVGSGVAKRVGRGTLCFGQSPRFTYQVGEDIQEIDLPIIADGIGIKVIANVIDRLVHADCHMAFVGHRIIHGGLLFNGPTPLNASTMSQIDGLSRLAPREQSQALQVIDAIFSLYPPVVQTASFDTAFHASQCSLATRLAIPTSMHEAGVRRYGFHGLSYKHVSACLHRLAPDIGGGRVVCAHLGNSASLCGMVDGVSIDTSMGFSALDGVPMATRPGAMDPGVLLHLLRSELSDADKLEDFLYHRCGLFGVSGTSGDTQALLEDFRPAAREAIDLFCFRVAGEIGRLAVSIGGVDAIVFTGGIGEHQPEIRRGIERHLLWMGLSLNEAANKTSATVLNAKDSTIAAFVIPTDEEQVIADEALATINRHGYH; via the coding sequence ATGACCAGGGAAGTGGGAGTAGTCTTCAATGCCGGTTCTTGGAGTTTGAAGATTGGCGTGTTCGATGTCGGCTCCGGGGTGGCCAAGCGTGTCGGCCGAGGCACTTTGTGTTTCGGTCAGAGCCCGCGGTTCACATATCAGGTGGGCGAGGATATCCAGGAAATCGACCTGCCGATTATCGCAGACGGCATTGGCATCAAGGTAATCGCGAATGTTATCGATCGTCTGGTGCATGCTGACTGCCACATGGCATTTGTCGGCCACCGCATCATACATGGCGGACTCCTTTTCAACGGGCCGACGCCGCTCAACGCGAGCACAATGTCCCAAATCGACGGTTTGTCACGACTGGCGCCTCGGGAGCAGTCGCAGGCGCTGCAAGTAATCGACGCCATCTTCTCGCTCTATCCGCCAGTCGTGCAAACCGCATCCTTCGACACGGCCTTTCACGCCTCGCAATGCAGCCTGGCGACGAGACTGGCAATCCCCACCTCGATGCACGAGGCGGGCGTGCGGAGATACGGCTTCCACGGTCTCTCCTACAAACATGTATCGGCCTGTCTGCATAGACTTGCGCCAGACATAGGCGGCGGCAGAGTTGTCTGCGCTCACCTTGGAAACAGCGCCAGCCTTTGCGGCATGGTCGATGGAGTGAGCATTGACACCAGCATGGGTTTTTCAGCTCTCGATGGCGTCCCGATGGCCACGCGGCCGGGAGCTATGGATCCCGGCGTCCTGCTTCATCTACTCAGATCCGAATTGTCGGATGCCGACAAGCTGGAGGATTTTCTCTATCATCGATGCGGGCTTTTCGGGGTCTCGGGGACAAGCGGCGATACCCAAGCCCTCCTGGAGGACTTCCGCCCCGCCGCCAGGGAAGCCATCGATCTGTTCTGCTTCAGAGTTGCGGGCGAAATCGGCCGTCTCGCCGTTTCGATTGGCGGCGTCGACGCGATCGTCTTTACCGGCGGTATTGGAGAGCACCAGCCTGAGATCCGCCGGGGGATCGAGCGGCACCTGTTATGGATGGGCCTTTCCCTGAACGAGGCGGCCAACAAAACCAGCGCAACCGTGTTGAATGCCAAGGACAGCACCATTGCTGCATTCGTCATTCCCACTGACGAAGAGCAAGTCATCGCCGACGAGGCACTCGCTACCATCAATCGACATGGATATCATTGA
- a CDS encoding DUF4405 domain-containing protein, whose translation MTNLIKRYATPFITGLFLVSLISGIALFFHVGQGWFHGMHEWLSMVLIAPFAFHLWKNWKAFSSYFRRAPMAIALVISLAAALYYAVPSGAEGGRAGGPPHFAFASAILKNPASQVAPLLGTTPEALVQKLTSAGFAAAASEATLSDIAVRSGKDEAALLQILVAKPQ comes from the coding sequence ATGACGAACCTCATAAAGCGTTACGCAACCCCATTCATCACCGGCTTGTTTCTTGTTTCATTGATTTCTGGTATCGCGCTCTTCTTCCATGTCGGCCAAGGCTGGTTTCATGGCATGCACGAGTGGCTCAGTATGGTTCTGATCGCTCCCTTCGCTTTTCACCTCTGGAAGAACTGGAAGGCGTTTTCCAGTTATTTCCGACGGGCGCCGATGGCGATTGCGTTGGTGATCTCGCTGGCTGCCGCCCTCTATTACGCGGTGCCGTCGGGAGCCGAGGGTGGCCGCGCTGGCGGCCCTCCTCACTTCGCCTTTGCCAGCGCCATCCTGAAAAATCCCGCATCCCAGGTCGCGCCGCTTCTAGGGACGACGCCCGAGGCCCTTGTCCAGAAGTTGACCAGTGCTGGATTTGCCGCTGCCGCATCCGAGGCAACCCTTAGTGATATAGCGGTGCGCTCCGGCAAGGATGAGGCGGCGCTTCTTCAGATATTGGTTGCGAAGCCTCAATGA
- a CDS encoding bile acid:sodium symporter family protein has product MSDLLNYTLHVALVSFMLGSLVDVGLKLEIREAWAALHDKRFVISSVLAAFIVGPLLALFIARALALPEPYALGLLLLGLTPCAPFLPLLSDVAKGDPAYTAAFIVIAALGTIVVMPIAVPFVAPDLHAGAGVVVRPLLLLVLAPFASGIAVRSLSKRWADRSDPIIRKLVAVNIVILLVVAVLQNWQEMLSAVGTWAIAAQFIYYIALAACSYALSFGLRYDKRSVVTLGVSTRNVGAALAPLSAVPDADPRSSTMCILAACITLLVGFAVARLVGRLAPAPRLEINRG; this is encoded by the coding sequence ATGTCGGATCTGCTGAACTACACCCTGCATGTGGCGCTGGTCTCATTCATGCTCGGCAGTCTGGTCGATGTAGGCCTCAAGCTCGAGATAAGGGAAGCCTGGGCTGCACTGCACGACAAGCGGTTCGTGATATCCAGCGTTCTAGCGGCTTTCATCGTCGGGCCTCTCCTTGCCCTGTTTATCGCGCGCGCACTCGCATTGCCGGAGCCTTACGCACTCGGGCTGTTGCTGCTTGGCCTGACGCCATGTGCGCCGTTTCTGCCCCTGCTTTCAGATGTCGCGAAAGGTGATCCGGCCTACACGGCAGCGTTCATCGTGATCGCAGCGCTTGGCACGATCGTCGTGATGCCAATCGCGGTGCCCTTCGTCGCGCCGGACCTGCATGCGGGCGCGGGCGTTGTCGTGCGGCCTCTGCTGCTGTTGGTGCTTGCGCCGTTCGCCAGCGGCATCGCCGTTCGAAGCCTCTCAAAGAGATGGGCCGACAGAAGTGATCCGATCATCAGAAAGCTGGTCGCGGTGAACATTGTCATACTTCTTGTCGTTGCCGTGCTGCAGAACTGGCAGGAGATGCTGAGTGCGGTTGGCACCTGGGCGATCGCCGCGCAGTTCATATACTACATCGCACTGGCGGCTTGTTCCTATGCGCTTTCGTTCGGGCTGAGATACGACAAGCGCAGCGTTGTCACGCTCGGAGTGTCCACCAGGAATGTCGGCGCAGCGCTTGCGCCGTTATCCGCCGTTCCAGACGCGGACCCGCGGTCCAGCACAATGTGCATTCTTGCCGCCTGCATCACTCTTCTCGTTGGATTTGCTGTTGCAAGGCTGGTCGGCCGGCTGGCTCCTGCCCCTCGTCTTGAAATCAACCGCGGTTAG